In one Saimiri boliviensis isolate mSaiBol1 chromosome 19, mSaiBol1.pri, whole genome shotgun sequence genomic region, the following are encoded:
- the LENEP gene encoding lens epithelial cell protein LEP503, with the protein MQPRTQPLAQTLPFSLRGAPQDTGLRVPVIKMGTGWEGFQRILKEVAYILLCCWCVKELLD; encoded by the coding sequence ATGCAGCCCCGGACACAGCCCCTTGCCCAAACCCTACCCTTCTCCCTCCGAGGGGCCCCTCAAGACACTGGGCTGCGGGTACCTGTCATTAAGATGGGCACAGGGTGGGAGGGCTTCCAGCGGATCCTGAAGGAAGTCGCCTACATCCTCCTCTGCTGCTGGTGTGTCAAGGAACTGCTGGATTAA